From a single Fusarium fujikuroi IMI 58289 draft genome, chromosome FFUJ_chr03 genomic region:
- a CDS encoding related to PEX3-peroxisomal assembly protein-peroxin, which yields MFTSARRWLRNNRTPIAVGVGVIGAGYVATQYVIGKLNDARERMSSDRIAKENLRRRFEQNQEDCTFTVLALLPSATTAILEAMNTEQITFEIQQMKATKAIKNGGPESAAPPSIADTTLTEDDGKSMAGQSESGAQSSQAPTSSPFNAGGEANKEAPKPRKTKRQLWDDVTISGESYLSSVVALATGGQQGTISLENNDDDNTEQTYGSDFDINRKYLTFSWWLLNKGWVGLMHRVESAVRTVFGSLSPRDLLSFERFSELTTEVRKLVEGSTKEERQKSDWLNFLLPPRGMEDEVIRESGILDETSNQGGDQSTPASQAILRRLLDETADLIESPSFTHVLTRLLDAGFSYLIDNKLATAAFELPASDGIVTPELKDQQRSKVILLPKILSVLTRQAHVIGDGMPNEYLQKMETVRDLEAFAAVVYSSNWEQEIRTDDDLVASAVDLGASQTAGGTKASQPQTQSQTQTQTQTQTQVQCAQGESSLVVVDPQGGFESAWGRAVEDKS from the exons ATGTTCACATCTGCTCGGCGCTGGCTGCGGAACAATCGTACACCCATTGCTGTCGGCGTGGGCGTCATCGGTGCCGGTTACGTCGCGACGCAATATGTCATTGGAAAGCTTAATGATGCCCGCGAGCGCATGAGCAGCGACCGCATCGCCAAGGAGAA TCTGCGACGTCGCTTCGAACAGAATCAGGAGGACTGCACATTCACCGTACTGGCTCTCCTGCCCTCCGCCACGACTGCCATTCTCGAAGCCATGAACACGGAGCAGATCACATTTGAGATCCAGCAGATGAAAGCCACCAAGGCTATAAAGAACGGTGGCCCCGAATCTGCAGCCCCGCCCAGCATCGCAGATACTACATTGACAGAGGACGACGGGAAGAGCATGGCTGGCCAAAGCGAGAGCGGTGCACAGTCCAGCCAGGCCCCTACATCTTCACCATTCAACGCCGGTGGCGAAGCGAACAAGGAAGCACCGAAGCCTCGCAAGACGAAGCGACAACTATGGGATGACGTGACCATCAGCGGCGA AAGTTATCTATCGAGCGTGGTGGCCCTTGCAACAGGTGGCCAACAAGGCACCATCAGTCTTGAGAacaacgacgacgacaacaCAGAACAGACGTATGGCAGTGACTTCGACATAAACCGCAAGTACCTGACCTTCAGTTGGTGGCTACTGAACAAAGGATGGGTGGGCTTGATGCACCGAGTAGAGAGCGCCGTGCGCACCGTCTTTGGCAGCCTGAGCCCTAGGGATCTCCTGAGCTTTGAGAGGTTCTCCGAGTTGACGACTGAGGTGAGGAAGCTTGTTGAAGGTTCGACCAAGGAGGAGCGTCAGAAGTCAGACTGGCTCAACTTTCTCCTCCCACCCCGGGGCATGGAGGACGAAGTGATTCGAGAGTCGGGCATCCTCGACGAGACATCCAATCAGGGTGGCGATCAGTCAACACCCGCGTCACAGGCAATCCTAAGACGGCTGCTTGACGAGACAGCCGACCTTATCGAATCACCCAGTTTCACGCACGTCCTCACTCGTCTCCTCGATGCGGGCTTCTCCTATCTCATTGATAATAAGCTCGCCACGGCCGCGTTTGAACTCCCGGCTTCAGATGGTATCGTCACTCCCGAACTCAAGGACCAGCAGCGCTCAAAGGTAATTCTACTGCCAAAGATCCTGTCGGTGTTAACACGTCAGGCACATGTCATTGGCGACGGAATGCCCAACGAATACCtccagaagatggagacTGTCCGTGATCTGGAGGCTTTTGCTGCCGTCGTGTATTCAAGTAATTGGGAGCAGGAAATTCGCACAGATGATGACCTGGTGGCCAGTgctgttgatcttggcgcTTCGCAGACAGCTGGTGGCACCAAGGCATCGCAACCACAGACTCAATCtcagacacagacacagacacagacacagacacaaGTCCAATGTGCACAAGGCGAATCAAGCCTGGTTGTGGTAGACCCTCAGGGGGGCTTCGAGAGCGCATGGGGACGAGCAGTGGAGGACAAGTCGTGA
- a CDS encoding related to multiple myeloma protein 2 encodes MVVYSFHIFDRHTECVYSKSWLPPSAGSETAAPSTSSDDAKLLFGTVFSLRNMVRKLGGDDDAFISYRTSQYKLHFYETPANLRFVILTDTATLSMRNVLHQIYINLWVEYVVKNPLAPVEHKNGDGVKNELFELGLDQFIRGLM; translated from the exons ATGGTTGTCTATTCATTCCACATCTTCGACCGGCACA CCGAATGCGTCTACTCCAAGTCCTGGCTTCCGCCATCAGCGGGCTCCGAAACCGCTGCTCCGAGCACATCCTCTGATGATGCAAAGCTCCTATTCGGCACCGTCTTCTCCCTTCGAAATATGGTCCGTAAGCTCggcggcgatgacgatgcatTTATCAGCTACCGTACCTCCCAGTATAAGCTACATTTTTACGAAACACCCGCCAACTTGAGATTTGTTATCCTTACCGATACAGCGACCTTGAGCATGCGCAATGTGCTACACCAAATTTACATAAACCTATGGGTGGAATATG TGGTCAAAAACCCTCTGGCGCCTGTGGAACACAAAAATGGCGATGGTGTCAAGAACGAGCTCTTCGAGCTGGGCCTTGATCAGTTCATCAGGGGCCTGATGTGA
- a CDS encoding related to calcium/calmodulin dependent protein kinase C, producing MDAATHPEMRPSFTFPSPQVRVDQHGDASGDKPPPPLVHHLTEPTEVLHFSSPLRHHKRTPSAHREVKETLDAQTQFGDEDADGCSHHRVNQYTILEEIGRGSYGAVHLAKDQFGNEYAVKEFSKARLRKRLQSTILRQGPRGPRRMGPGGRDPFNSVPRVKDSNDALHLIREEIAIMKKLNHPNLVQLYEVLDDPEEDSIYMVLEMCRKGVVMKVGLDEHANPYPEENCRYWFRDLILAIEYLHAQGVIHRDIKPDNLLLSDDDVLKVVDFGVSEMFEKPENMRTAKSAGSPAFLPPELCGKHGDVSGTAADIWSMGVSLYCLKYGRIPFNRDGVLDMYDAIRTDEPSIPEDENPDFADLMKKLLNKDPEQRITMDKLREHPWVTKQGTDTLLSAEENCANMVEPPNELEVNRAFTRKLNHLLCVMKAIHRFKSILAKHRARSNSSSRKDAEGTFDASQERAKAEVIEALLYQRRKFLNQKSDESSQIPPIHETMGNNTPFLGIGTGTMDEFASNEATPDMVSDSPTAVDFNVYDRAYESAIENITSGQNDSSRRPTVYLTKFVNETRKLKAVPGLTGNEDLSENSDGLQKSGPAAKLSHLTSKLGLSGKQ from the exons ATGGACGCAGCAACTCATCCAGAGATGAGACCCTCGTTCACTTTCCCTTCGCCTCAAGTTAGAGTCGACCAACATGGCGATGCCTCTGGCGATAAACCTCCCCCACCACTCGTCCATCACCT GACGGAACCAACAGAAGTTCTTCATTTCTCGAGTCCTCTCCGGCATCACAAGAGAACCCCAAGCGCCCATCGAGAAGTCAAG GAAACCCTCGATGCGCAGACACAGTTTGGGGATGAGGATGCCGATGGCTGCTCTCACCATCGAGTAAACCAGTATACAATCTTGGAAGAAATCGGCCGAGGTTCTTATGGCGCTGTCCATCTTGCAAAGGACCAATTCGGAAATGAATAT GCCGTAAAAGAATTTTCCAAGGCTCGACTCAGGAAACGCCTCCAATCCACGATCCTCAGGCAGGGTCCTCGAGGCCCAAGGCGTATGGGCCCTGGCGGTCGGGATCCCTTCAATTCAGTGCCCCGGGTCAAAGACTCCAATGATGCACTGCACCTCATTCGAGAGGAAATTGCCATTATGAAGAAACTAAACCACCCCAATCTAGTACAGCTCTATGAGGTTCTTGACGACCCCGAGGAAGATTCCATCTATATGGTCCTAGAGATGTGCCGAAAAGGTGTCGTTATGAAGGTCGGCCTTGACGAACACGCCAATCCCTACCCTGAGGAAAACTGCCGCTATTGGTTCCGAGACCTTATATTGGCCATTGAGTATC TTCATGCTCAGGGTGTCATCCACAGAGACATCAAGCCAGATAACCTCCTCTTATCTGACGATGACGTGCTCAAGGTCGTTGATTTTGGAGTTTCCGAGATGTTTGAAAAACCTGAAAATATGAGAACAGCGAAATCTGCAGGATCACCCGCCTTTCTTCCCCCTGAACTCTGTGGGAAGCATGGCGACGTGTCTGGCACCGCTGCTGATATATGGTCCATGGGAGTTTCGCTCTACTGCCTCAAGTATGGGCGCATTCCATTCAACCGTGACGGAGTCTTGGACATGTACGACGCTATCAGGACCGATGAACCTTCTATCCCCGAGGACGAGAACCCGGACTTTGCCGACCTCATGAAGAAGCTACTCAATAAAGACCCGGAGCAGCGCATAACCATGGATAAACTTCGA GAACACCCCTGGGTCACCAAGCAGGGTACAGACACTCTCCTCTCCGCTGAAGAGAACTGTGCCAACATGGTGGAACCTCCgaatgagcttgaggttAACCGGGCCTTTACTCGCAAGTTGAATCACCTCCTTTGCGTCATGAAAGCCATCCATCGCTTCAAGTCCATTCTGGCCAAACATCGCGCCAGATCTAACAGCAGCTCGCGTAAAGACGCCGAAGGTACTTTTGATGCGTCCCAAGAAAGGGCAAAGGCAGAGGTGATCGAGGCGTTGCTCTACCAGCGGCGTAAGTTTCTGAATCAAAAGAGTGATGAAAGCAGCCAAATCCCGCCAATCCACGAAACCATGGGAAACAACACCCCATTCCTGGGAATCGGCACAGGAACAATGGACGAGTTCGCTTCCAATGAGGCTACTCCAGATATGGTGTCCGATTCGCCAACGGCCGTTGACTTTAACGTGTATGACCGAGCGTATGAAAGTGCTATAGAGAACATCACGTCTGGCCAGAATGATTCTTCGAGAAGACCAACAGTATATTTGACCAAGTTCGTCAACGAGACACGAAAACTGAAGGCGGTCCCTGGGCTCACTGGGAATGAAGACCTCTCCGAGAATTCTGATGGCCTACAGAAATCAGGGCCAGCAGCCAAGCTTTCGCACCTCACATCCAAGCTTGGCCTCTCAGGGAAGCAATGA
- a CDS encoding probable serine/threonine protein kinase, whose protein sequence is MPTASGSSKPPSASSSKPSSVKSQDGVKKSPGLAPQNGATTDNGHPPLDTHLKPTASVKNRLTRMFSSKDTSRVPTPAASTVDLPNRPRASSTNGTSTPAAKASSTEKGSDKVSLKTTDKATTPAKPATKSTSGKEPSQRFVLNPEAQGGHEHHLKSSRRQEKLSDMWRAIIGKKQDAAAEHDLSLVSNWVDTLQQEKEEAGDRKGGPSATTTLVEKYGKCQEVVGRGAFGIVRISHKKIGGSNEKLFAVKEFRRRPEETEKKYSKRLTAEFCISSSLRHPNVIHTLDLLKDAKGDYCEVMEFCAGGDLYTLVLSSGKLEVQEADCFFKQMMRGVEYLHEMGVAHRDLKPENLLLTTRGALKITDFGNGECFRMAWETDAHMVSGLCGSAPYIAPEEYTDKEFDARAVDVWACGVIFMAMRTGRHLWRLAKKDDDEFYARYLEGRRDEEGYGPIESLHRARCRNVIYSVLDPHPTRRLTAAQVLKSEWVREIKLCKAGEEGL, encoded by the exons ATGCCCACTGCATCTGGTTCCTCAAAACCGCCCTCCGCATCGAGCTCGAAACCATCCTCGGTTAAATCTCAAGATGGCGTCAAGAAGTCCCCTGGGCTAGCACCACAGAATGGTGCAACTACTGATAATGGACATCCTCCCTTAGACACGCATCTCAAGCCAACAGCCTCAGTAAAGAACCGCCTCACCCGCATGTTCTCATCCAAGGATACATCAAGAGTTCCGACCCCCGCCGCTTCGACTGTCGATTTACCTAATCGCCCACGGGCTTCTTCCACAAACGGCACCTCTACACCCGCGGCAAAGGCTTCGTCTACCGAGAAGGGTAGCGATAAGGTTTCGCTCAAAACGACTGACAAGGCCACGACACCAGCCAAACCCGCTACGAAATCGACCAGTGGCAAGGAACCCTCTCAACGATTTGTTCTAAATCCGGAAGCACAGGGTGGCCATGAGCATCATTTAAAATCGAGTCGACGTCAGGAAAAGCTCTCGGATATGTGGAGAGCGATCATCGGCAAGAAGCAGGACGCAGCCGCTGAGCACGATCTATCGCTCGTTTCAAATTGGGTGGATACACTACAgcaagaaaaagaggaaGCTGGCGATAGAAAAGGTGGGCCCAGCGCAACGACAACCCTGGTCGAGAAATACGGCAAATGCCAGGAGGTGGTCGGCCGTGGTGCTTTTGGCATTGTTCGAATCTCCCACAAGAAGATTGGTGGCAGCAATGAAAAGCTCTTTGCTGTCAAGGAGTTCCGACGCCGACCAGAGGAGACAGAGAAGAAGTATAGCAAGCGACTCACAGCCGAATTCTGCATATCGTCCTCGCTTCGACATCCCAACGTTATTCACACACTCGATTTGCTTAAGGATGCCAAGGGCGACTACTGCGAAGTCATGGAATTTTGCGCTGGAGGAGATTTGTACACACTCGTTCTCTCGAGTGGAAAGCTCGAGGTACAAGAAGCCGACTGTTTCTTCAAGCAGATGATGCGAGGAGTCGAATATCTTCATGAAATGGGAGTAGCGCACCGTGATTTGAAGCCAGAAAACTTGCTCCTAACGACCCGTGGCGCCCTCAAAATTACTGATTTTGGCAACGGAGAGTGTTTCCGAATGGCTTGGGAGACAGACGCGCATATGGTATCTGGCCTATGCGGTTCTGCTCCCTATATTGCCCCCGAGGAATACACGGATAAGGAGTTTGACGCCAGAGCTGTAGATGTGTGGGCTTGTGGTGTCATCTTTATGGCAATGAGAACAGGACGACACCTTTGGCGACTGGCCAAgaaggacgatgatgagttcTACGCCCGTTATTTGGAGGGTCGCCGTGATGAGGAGGGTTACGGCCCCATCGAATCTCTTCATCGG GCGCGATGCCGCAATGTTATCTACTCAGTTCTCGACCCCCACCCGACTCGACGCTTGACGGCCGCTCAGGTCCTTAAGTCAGAATGGGTACGTGAGATCAAGCTATGCAAGGCTGGTGAAGAGGGTctatga
- a CDS encoding related to monomeric sarcosine oxidase, which yields MLTITGGVVFLPHKGPTPSSDFATSLDANGVPCELLTPEETNKRWPGFNVPQGAVMTLQFRARFNGAVLMENTRVEAVMPQPGGGVTIETSQGVYHARKVIIAADAWTNKLLKPLGVELPITVMQEQVTYFKPSREHEAQFANDKFPVRIWGGEKWFYGFPLYGEPALKAGQDAGRNDMDPEERDELRTVTCQYTITPDRQFIISELEKHKGVILALGNAHALKFAPAIGRLTAELALDGKTTDDISKFGFPNTTPSKL from the exons ATGTTGACTATCACGGGAGGTGTCGTCTTTCTCCCACACAAGGGACCGACGCCATCGAGTGACTTTGCTACTAGTCTCGATGCCAACGGCGTCCCCTGTGAGCTTCTGACGCCCGAGGAGACCAACAAAAGATGGCCTGGGTTCAATGTTCCTCAGGGA GCTGTCATGACGCTCCAGTTCCGGGCTCGCTTCAACGGCGCCGTTCTCATGGAGAACACACGCGTCGAGGCTGTGATGCCCCAGCCCGGCGGAGGCGTAACGATTGAAACGTCTCAAGGCGTCTATCACGCTCGCAAGGTCATCATTGCTGCTGATGCATGGACgaacaagctcctcaagccaCTCGGCGTTGAGCTCCCCATCACCGTCATGCAGGAGCAGGTAACCTACTTCAAGCCCTCTCGCGAGCACGAAGCACAGTTTGCAAACGACAAGTTCCCCGTTCGGATCTGGGGAGGTGAGAAGTGGTTCTATGGCTTTCCCCTCTACGGCGAACCCgctctcaaggctggccAAGACGCTGGAAGAAACGACATGGATCCCGAAGAGC GCGATGAGCTGAGAACCGTCACCTGCCAATACACAATCACCCCGGATCGACAGTTTATCATCAGCGAGTTAGAGAAGCACAAGGGTGTTATTCTCGCTCTCGGTAATGCACATGCCTTAAAGTTTGCTCCCGCTATCGGTCGACTTACTGCTGAGCTTGCATTGGATGGGAAGACAACTGATGACATCTCAAAGTTTGGGTTTCCCAACACAACACCCAGCAAACTGTAG